The sequence tggtctttgataaatataattaatgattttcttttttttagttaGTCTATATtgttaatgaaatattaaaataatataaaatgaaatgaaaaatatttaaatggaAGTACGAGATACATgccaaaaattaaaattttaataagaaGTACAAAAAGCATAGTTCAAATAATCATAAATTtgttaaataaaagaaaataaaatgtaatttcttttttttttttcttctttttcacatattttattttatttttttctttactaaaaattcttcattttatatgattaaaaatataaagtactttgagtttttataaatttagaattgatatatatatatatatgtacatatacaaattaaaatgaatagaaatttaaaatataattaatattatttataaaaaaaaatattaataaagttagatatattttactttgaaaaaaattttttaataaatatatgctttttttttttttcttcaataaaaaaaaaaaagaaataattaaaattaacaaaaataatattagtaaTGATTTACATATTAATCTTTGTtaatacttttaattttaatataatataataataatgttagtaaaaaaaaaaaaaaacattaaaatatCACTGACTGAACAGAATACTATAggattcttaattttttcattataaattGATAcaatgatattaaaaaaatagtttattCAGTTcagttaaatttttttactacctttataaaattaaaaaaatttacatgcatattttatttttttttatataaaaaaaaaaaaaatagaaaaattcatagaaatttataacaaaaaataagaaaaaataacattttacatatctatatatatacgattaaatatatatatatttatatatccttacatttatataatatagaaTAGCTTTTTGAaatcataaaaaagaaaaaaacaaaagaaaaaaatggtTGAAAATGGATGTAGTTTACTAATAAGAAATTTAAGTTTTGAAACAAGTCCTGAAAAGGTCAGGAAAATCTTTGAACATTTCGGTAAAATTCGTGATGTTTATTTACCTTTAGATCATTACACGCGAAGGCCAAGAGGTTTTGGATTTGTTGAATATTATGAACCAAAATATGCAAAAGAagctttaaatattttaaataattcaaaaatagATGGAAAAgagataaaaattattattgctCAAAATAGGAGAAAATCACCTGATACTATGAAAATGTAtcataataatatgaatgatTCTAGATATAGAGATAAATATGATAGTAGTAGAAGAAGATATAGTAGATATAGATCATTAGAGCATGATAGAcgtagatataaaaaaagaagtcaTGATATGCAGAagcataaaagaaaatataagaattataaaaaatattcaagaAGCTCATCTAGTTATAGTTATTCTTCCTACTATTCGTCTTATAGCAGTAATAGTAGTAGTAGTGGTAGTAGTAGTAGTAACAGCGATTATGACAACAAAAGAAggaaaagaaagaaaagtAGAAGtgttaaaaaaagtattagtAAAAGTTATTCAAGAAACAAAAGTAGAAAACatgatagaaaaaataaatacaaccatagaacaaaaaataaaagttattCTAGCGAAGAAATTTATGATGAAAGTTCATCAAAAAGTATGAGTGAAGAAGataataaagagaaaaaaaaaaaattaagtaagattaacaaaaataataaaagttataGCGAAAGTTCCAGTGATAAAAGTTCTTCTGAAGAAAGTTTTTACAATagtaaaaaagataaaaatagttATTACAATAGAAGTTCAAATTctcatatttataaaaaagaagaatacAAAAAATCGTCATTGTATGATAgttcaaatgaaaataattccAAAAGGAAATCATCTGAATCAAGTGAAGAAAGGATAAACAATTCCAAGGAAGATTCCGAAagtgataaagaaaaaaaaaaagtaaataatattttagaaGATATTCCATGTGATAATTTGCGATATAAGGAAAGCAAACAATGTGaaagttatataaaaaaagataatgaaaTGAATGATAATTGTCAAAGCgataaaaaaagtgaaaatgaaCAAGATATAAAAACCTCAGATAATAATTTCATGTTTTCACTGAATGATCTTAATGAAAAACAATTGGATCATAAAAGCAATttaaagaacaaaaaaaaggataagGAAGTACATTCCAATAATATATTAGATGCTAGTTCGAACAAAGACTCtaataaatatgaagaaTTACAAAATGTAAATGGCAATGatgattttattaataagaaaaattcaGAAGATGCTACTAACGAAATTAGTAAAGTCGAAAAAATTGATGAAGATAATTCTccaaatataattaaaaatgaatacaaTAGTACATCATatgtaaatgaaaaaaacaatGAAAGCATTAATGGAAATATAAATATCCCTAGTGATtctacaaaaaaatttattgatgcaaataaaacattatctaataatagtgaaaatagaaatgatgataataatgtAAGTGCAAATggttatgataaaaaaaatagtagtGATGGTTCATCTATATATGAATGTTAcgttgataaaaaaaaagaggacAAAATTCacgtaaaagaaaaaaagaaaatgaagtaTAAGTCACGAAGTAAAAATAGTTCTTCAAGCAATACAAGTATcgattataaaaataaatataggCAAAAATacctaaataaaaaaaaaaaaagaattaatgaAAGTTTATCAGAGAGTTCTAACTATGATAGCAGtcataatgataaaaatgaaattaaaaaagtttctaggaaatataaaaattcagTAAAAGAAAGAATCAAAAGGAGCAAAGAACCACGCAAAATTAAAGTTAAAAAGTCATATTCTTATGGAAAAAGTGGAAGTTTAAATAAAAGTGAAAATGAAAGTGAAAATGAAAGTGAAAATAGAAATAGAAGAAGTGGTAGTGAAAGTGATAACAATGATAGTATAGAAACAAAAAGAAGTATGAGCAAAGAGAGTAAAAATGAAAGGGAGAATGTTGATGCaaatgataaagaaaaaacaaataagaaaattagaAGCGAAAGTAAACAAagtgaaaataaaagaagtgATAGTGAAAAAAGTGAAGATGTAAGAAGAAAAGAAAGTTATAGTACACAAagtgaaaatgataaaagtGTATATAAAAGTTGCAGTGAGAACacttataaaagtaaaagtGTATACGAAGACTCATGTAAATTATCATTTGacaaagaatatataaataaaagaaaaaaaaaaagaaatagaacaAGAAGCACTTCTAGTGATTCAGAAATGTCTGATAAATTAAGACGTAAtcgtaaaaataaaataagtaataaatatattaagaaaaaaaaaattagaaaaaggaGAGATTCTAAAAACTCATATGAAAGTTCAACCTATAGCAAAAGGAGTTATAGTTCTTCGGAAATATCAACTAATAGCAGAAGCAGTTATAGTAGTtcgattaaaaaaaaaaaggataaataTTCAAATAGACAAacagataaaaaaaagtataagcAAAAAAGTAGTAGAAGAGTTAGAAGAATTGATAATTCAGAGGATTCTTCTATTAGTTACAGAAGATCTCGATCCATTAGAAATTATAGTTAagtaatgaaataaattaaagaaataatgtAACTATATTCAAAGGAGaataatttatcaaaaaatactttttaggTTAATTACAgtgatataaaaataatgagaaaaataattaatcataaaaaaacCAAGAAACATAACAAATTTAGCATTCGTaacattattaattaaaaaaaaaaaaataaaataaaaaaaatgaaattatttcttcttgttcaacatatttataatttgtatttcttaaattttttattttaattccttttatttttctgaATGATGTTAGTATGAATATggatttcttatttttaatataatttacatAACTAATGATGAAATAGTTATTttgaatttaaattttactggaagattttaaatataatcaaaactgaattatatatttttattatttaatctcttttcattttatttcttacctaatttttttaaaatttattcctttatattatttatttcttgcatttcataatattttgttttatataatattattatttcatttttttttttttttaagtctaatgctttataaaaaagtgtacaaaaattttacactttaaaaaaaggaaatagaaaaaaatgtaataaaatagaaaaatataagtaaaaaaatgtcatatatatatatatatatttctcttttttaaaaaaaagaagatatatgAAAAAGACAAAATTTCtctagaaataaaaaaaaaataaaaaaataaatatatattgaatatTTAAGTTTATTCCTTTGGAAAATTAATCTTATttgttaaattattaaaatttataaaaaaaaaatgtttatttatattttttatttttgctttaaaaaaaaagaatcaactataaaattaaaaatattactttaaaatgagttattaattaaaaaaagtattaactgttatatattttataatattaaaaattaattataacaaaaaaaaagtaaaaataaatagtctttttttttatagaatttaaaaatctttttatttttcggTTTTGCTTTTTTCGTTTTCTTCTCTTATATACAATATATTGTTGCATCTGAAAAGAAgcaattaattttattattgtttatttattttaactttatttttcatttctttattatatatatttaccttaaaaatatttctccTAATGTTCCCTTATAATCACCATGTATCCATTCTTCTGCGTTTATTAATCTGATGTTCATGTAAGCATCAAAAGATTTTAAATTTcctaaataatttaaaggaaatattttattagaaaaaaaaaaaaaaagaaattaagtaaaaaacaagaaaattatatgaaaccTTTATACTCCATGCCCCATTTCAATTTAATTACAACTCTTTTTCCTGCTAAACTATTTAAAAACGGTTTAGGATTTAGAGGAGCTATTCcctaattaaaaaaagataattaaaaaaaaatattacaaaatagaaaattaagaattttttttatgtattttttttttttttttaaatatatcattataCACTATTTATTTGTGTTAAAATGAATGTAATATTATgtacaaaaaaaatgtataacataaagtaaaatttagtaaattatattttttccttaCCACTGACATTTCtctttattttacaaaaaaaataaaataaaatatataaataaataaataaaatagttaaaaatgaataagaaataattattggatatttactttttaaaatgtaagtattttaatttcttttttttttaatcaaatTGTAAGTTCTGAATTTTAATATCTTTCCTCGTTTgatttatcttatttttattcttaattcaatttatttttttatttctattgtacataaatttattttttttgaaataattgcataaaatttaataaaggctttttaaatatgtagATAAAGGAAGAAAGtttacatatattatttttttttttttaattaatttatcaattttttataaaacaattaaatgatttttaataattataaaaaaaagaaaaaggaattctcataaaaaataaaatatatatatatatatatatatatatatatatatatatatatatatatatatatatttttaatacggattaagaataaaaattaatttaaaaataaatattaaataaaaaaataatttaacatatattaaaaagagaatgtAATATGAATTAcgaaacataaaaaataaggaaataattaaaataaattaaaaaatataataattctaAAAGGAAATTatcttaaaataaaatattaaaaggaAATTCATTGAAATACGTTAAAACAtagaaaaatgaattaagTATAGCaagtgaaaataataaaagttctatttttataatctATCTGTTCTATAATCATAACAACCTAAATTAGGATAATTTAAAACTTTTTCTAAGTACAAACAAATCCACTTTTGCATTTTAACAAATGGATCTCTCAATGTACCTATCTCACTATTACTTTTCATCACACTATTAAAAGaatgttttttctttatcattcTATAAGCACCAACATACTCTCCAGTTCTGTCTCTTCCTCTTCGGCAatgaattataaatatagtatttttcatattaacAAAATTCTTATGCAAATTTTCtactttatttaatatatcatcAGTGTTCCAAGCTAAACTCTTTAATTTTTCCATCATTtccttaaaaaattaaaaaaaaataaaatatttaagtatacttaatttttctaaaattataaatttatacctaaaaataaaaaatttttgtttttttattatttcttactTTATTATCCAAATCAAAAGGATCGCTATCTTTATATCCTAAAATTAATTGATTATCgatatttgatttttttgcATAACATCTCTCTGACACATAACAGCATCCCTcctataacaaaaaaaatatatatatatattatataatgtaatataacataatataataatttttacttattttttttaccttTTCATTGTTTTTTAACAGGGATACAATATATAGAGAATAATTGTTCTTATAAAGTAAGTTTGATTCTTTCATTACtttttcaatttcttttAGAAGTAGCTCTTCGGAAAACATGCCTAAAAAAAATCATGGTTTTGTTTAAACAAATACCcatatgtaaaattttttggataaatttttatcatataattttataaccATATATAAATATCCTTGTttcaattttaaatatatatatatatatatatttttatttatttttaattaccATTAAATATAGGGACACTACTTCTTAATATATagttattattttcaatattagCATCGACAATACGAAGTCTTTCAgctatttaaataaattttaaaaaaaataataacataataataaaataaataaaaaatgataataaagtttatatttaaataatttcatcaaaagaaaatataaagaatattaCGATCAAATTCGGGATACGTGTAATTTTTACAttcttcatttaatatattacaaTCTATGTCTTTATCTACATCTAAATAGAAAaaggaatatatatatataataaaataaaaaatacatatcttagatatagatatattttatattaaaatagtaaataatttaaacttCAGTAATGTATATGGTGTAaatgcatatattttataaaatatatgaaacaccttaattttttatgttacttttttcattaatttcataatatacaataaataaaacatatattatgaaaattcctaaaaatatatatatgaaattcttatatttttttaaattatgaaaaaatccCTTCTTTGActctatattaaaaaaaagaaaaaaagaaataattactTAAGAATAAcatatacttattcttttgtatagaaatatattttactgtgttttattttcatttttcttatattctttattattttattttttttatcctcATTTACTACCTTCTCTTGCAATTTCGGAATTATCTTGATCATTTAATGGCCtccacattttttttattttttttacagaAAAACAATTCAGGGGATATGTTttcaaattattaatttaacctttttcttttttagaaatattCTTCCTTTTTTACAAAATGTAAATCTAAGATTAACATATCAAAAAGTTTggtagaaatattttttttttattattttgtttattgttctgaaaaaaattattttttttaatattaaaattttttttatatttctttaggcaatgaatatataaagaaaaaaaaaaaaaggaaaaaatgaaaaaaagaaaaaaagaaaaaaaaagaaaaaatgaaaaaatgaaaaaaagaaaaaaaaatgaaaccCCTAGAATcatccaaaaaaaaaaactaaattcTTAGAATcatacaagaaaaaaaaaaaaatttttttttaaataaatcattttataaaaaagtagatatattttatcaaattaattattaactttttccttaattttcatatttgtCGTACAATGGTTTTTaagattttttatatagataACCTAAAGATAAAATTCTTAAAGTTGGTACacacaaaaataaaaattagagAGGCATGAGTTTatattataactttttttacagggaaaaattacaaaaatgttttttaaatttacagTTTCTCCCcctatattataaatatatatatgcttatTATGTTTTCACAATACTCTGACTTTTACATTTTAttagaaataattattatgcatattttaaaataataaaaaaaaatgaaaaagattaaatgaataaagaaaaatttataaaaaaaaaatctttttgATTAGAAACTTTTATTAGGAAAAACACgggaattattaaataaattaaaaatgttgCACATGAAAGAACAAGAAATATTAATGTTATAATTCGTCACTGAAAATgatattacataaaaataataaatgaataattacattaaatatttaaaataagttttaattatttaaaattttttttttaaagatacatattctttatataaacaCTAAAGAAAAagttgttttattttattttttttcatatattgttgtgatttgtatatttatttaaaaacaatttattctaatatgttttaactttattagaattataatatatgaaatttatagcatttaatttattaataagataatattttattcataatattttttaagaattacACAAATAGTTAAAGGCAAGTAtcatattaaaagaatatttatttatatttattttttttatttttattgaatataatatgaaaaagttataattagctattttttttaatataataattgttCGTTAGCCTAAAATCCTATATCTATAtattagtaaaaataaagagtttattattatttcaatGAAAGTTAGTTTCTTCTTGTTAAATTTTatctaaatatttattaaattatataaacattAACTATAttaagtatttttatttttttatagttgtattttatttattcttcaTATATGTAATgctattttaattttttttttttttatctttaaatttataatggAATACTTGAAAATATTCAGTAAAACTTTTtatagaatatatatatatatatatcttaagaaataaaaaaaaatatattatttattatttgaagTAGAACCAAATCCACCTTCACCTCTTGAAGTTTCATCTAACTCATCGACCAATTCAAAAGAAAGAGGTTCACCAGTAAAAGAGACTAATTGAACTagtttatcattttttttaatatgataTTCTTCATTACTAATATTATCAAGAGCAGCAATGATTTCTCCTCTATACCCTGCATCTATTAAACCAATTGAATTAGCCAATCGTAGGGGTGTTTTTGATATACTACTACGTgggaataataaaaaacttGTATTTACTATGTTTTTTGTATCATtgttcttatttttttcacaACATTTATTGTAGCAATCACATTTATATTGTAAAGCTACTGCTTTTATACCTAATTTAACGAATGTAGTTGATTTGGGCTTTAATACTTCatctttaattataaataaatctaATCCACTATCTCCTTCATGATATGTTTTATGATTCTTGTATAAT comes from Plasmodium relictum strain SGS1 genome assembly, chromosome: 9 and encodes:
- a CDS encoding RNA-binding protein, putative, with translation MVENGCSLLIRNLSFETSPEKVRKIFEHFGKIRDVYLPLDHYTRRPRGFGFVEYYEPKYAKEALNILNNSKIDGKEIKIIIAQNRRKSPDTMKMYHNNMNDSRYRDKYDSSRRRYSRYRSLEHDRRRYKKRSHDMQKHKRKYKNYKKYSRSSSSYSYSSYYSSYSSNSSSSGSSSSNSDYDNKRRKRKKSRSVKKSISKSYSRNKSRKHDRKNKYNHRTKNKSYSSEEIYDESSSKSMSEEDNKEKKKKLSKINKNNKSYSESSSDKSSSEESFYNSKKDKNSYYNRSSNSHIYKKEEYKKSSLYDSSNENNSKRKSSESSEERINNSKEDSESDKEKKKVNNILEDIPCDNLRYKESKQCESYIKKDNEMNDNCQSDKKSENEQDIKTSDNNFMFSLNDLNEKQLDHKSNLKNKKKDKEVHSNNILDASSNKDSNKYEELQNVNGNDDFINKKNSEDATNEISKVEKIDEDNSPNIIKNEYNSTSYVNEKNNESINGNINIPSDSTKKFIDANKTLSNNSENRNDDNNVSANGYDKKNSSDGSSIYECYVDKKKEDKIHVKEKKKMKYKSRSKNSSSSNTSIDYKNKYRQKYLNKKKKRINESLSESSNYDSSHNDKNEIKKVSRKYKNSVKERIKRSKEPRKIKVKKSYSYGKSGSLNKSENESENESENRNRRSGSESDNNDSIETKRSMSKESKNERENVDANDKEKTNKKIRSESKQSENKRSDSEKSEDVRRKESYSTQSENDKSVYKSCSENTYKSKSVYEDSCKLSFDKEYINKRKKKRNRTRSTSSDSEMSDKLRRNRKNKISNKYIKKKKIRKRRDSKNSYESSTYSKRSYSSSEISTNSRSSYSSSIKKKKDKYSNRQTDKKKYKQKSSRRVRRIDNSEDSSISYRRSRSIRNYS
- the dUTPase gene encoding deoxyuridine 5'-triphosphate nucleotidohydrolase, putative, with translation MHLKIKCLSDEVRELYKNHKTYHEGDSGLDLFIIKDEVLKPKSTTFVKLGIKAVALQYKCDCYNKCCEKNKNNDTKNIVNTSFLLFPRSSISKTPLRLANSIGLIDAGYRGEIIAALDNISNEEYHIKKNDKLVQLVSFTGEPLSFELVDELDETSRGEGGFGSTSNNK
- the SNRPF gene encoding small nuclear ribonucleoprotein F, putative, which encodes MSVGIAPLNPKPFLNSLAGKRVVIKLKWGMEYKGNLKSFDAYMNIRLINAEEWIHGDYKGTLGEIFLRCNNILYIREENEKSKTEK
- a CDS encoding protein phosphatase, putative — its product is MWRPLNDQDNSEIAREESKKGFFHNLKKYKNFIYIFLGIFIIYVLFIVYYEINEKNVDKDIDCNILNEECKNYTYPEFDPERLRIVDANIENNNYILRSSVPIFNGMFSEELLLKEIEKVMKESNLLYKNNYSLYIVSLLKNNEKEGCCYVSERCYAKKSNIDNQLILGYKDSDPFDLDNKEMMEKLKSLAWNTDDILNKVENLHKNFVNMKNTIFIIHCRRGRDRTGEYVGAYRMIKKKHSFNSVMKSNSEIGTLRDPFVKMQKWICLYLEKVLNYPNLGCYDYRTDRL